A window of the Burkholderia sp. 9120 genome harbors these coding sequences:
- a CDS encoding alpha/beta hydrolase — protein sequence MKISSWLVGGLVGAFAMVSAALPGAAEAAEKYVNTPNQYVTVDGVRLAYRSLGASENAPPLVLLQHFTGTMDDWDSALIDGLAKRRRVIILANPGIGASAGPAPDSVAGMAHLAEGFIDALNLKSVDILGFSIGGSVAQQIVADRPDLPRKMILVGAGPQGGEGIKDLQSVIADGIKRAGEMKVHPKVALFFTATDAGIAAGNAYVKRSNNHTVDVEQQASQESIGAQAKALITWGMSPSNFAQLEAIKQPVLIVNGSHDLIIPTVNSYVLFQHIPNARLILYPDSGHGSLFQYHDLFVAEANAFLDGVH from the coding sequence ATGAAAATCTCTTCCTGGCTGGTGGGTGGTTTGGTTGGCGCGTTTGCTATGGTCAGCGCGGCACTGCCTGGTGCCGCAGAAGCTGCGGAAAAGTACGTCAATACGCCCAACCAATACGTAACCGTTGATGGTGTCCGGCTTGCATACCGTAGCCTCGGTGCCAGTGAAAACGCGCCGCCGTTGGTGTTGTTGCAGCACTTCACGGGGACAATGGACGATTGGGATTCCGCGTTGATCGATGGACTTGCCAAGCGACGTCGCGTCATCATTCTGGCAAATCCGGGCATTGGTGCATCGGCTGGCCCGGCGCCGGACTCTGTCGCCGGGATGGCGCATCTGGCGGAAGGATTCATCGACGCGTTGAACCTGAAGTCGGTTGATATTCTCGGGTTTTCGATTGGCGGTTCGGTCGCCCAGCAAATAGTCGCCGATCGTCCGGATCTCCCCCGCAAGATGATTCTCGTCGGTGCTGGACCGCAAGGCGGCGAGGGTATCAAGGATCTCCAGAGCGTGATCGCCGATGGGATTAAACGGGCCGGCGAAATGAAGGTTCATCCGAAGGTGGCGTTGTTCTTTACAGCGACTGATGCGGGTATCGCTGCGGGGAATGCGTATGTCAAACGGAGTAACAACCATACCGTTGACGTCGAGCAGCAGGCTTCGCAGGAGTCGATCGGGGCGCAGGCCAAGGCGCTGATCACGTGGGGAATGTCGCCTTCCAATTTTGCGCAACTTGAGGCGATTAAGCAGCCAGTACTTATCGTGAACGGTAGCCACGATCTGATCATTCCCACCGTCAACTCGTATGTGCTGTTCCAACATATTCCGAACGCGCGCCTGATTCTTTATCCTGACTCGGGGCATGGCTCGTTGTTTCAGTATCACGACCTGTTCGTGGCAGAGGCCAACGCGTTCCTTGATGGCGTGCATTGA
- a CDS encoding amidohydrolase, which yields MMKAELEIDNLVQVRRHVCGGLGVVPEEHRTAAAVAARLKELGVDVYTGIGQTGVVGVIEGRSKSSGLRIGLRADMDALQIPDHQDVAHHSLCEGRMLGRGQDVHTAILLGAAEVFVDSRNFDGTLILIFQPADEGSYGAKAMLEDGLLERFPVDSFWGLHAWPGLQLGTAAVHSGECMAAVDYFDIDVIGKGCHGGMPQEGVDSILAASHLVTALQSIPTRNVHPRDSAVVGVAKIHGGYEYHVHPERVTVSGSVRAHKESVLEVLELRVRELSRSVAAAFGATVDIRYQRNYPPTINDLELARIAAKVAETVVGEGNVFQSMLPSMAAEDFSYFVRERPGCYVWLGSDEGGASHQRQHPKHESNDQLVDLGVSYWVELVRKLLPIQTESEHARFLLRE from the coding sequence ATGATGAAAGCGGAATTGGAGATCGATAACCTGGTTCAGGTTCGGCGGCATGTGTGCGGAGGTCTGGGCGTCGTGCCTGAAGAGCATCGCACGGCTGCTGCTGTTGCTGCACGTCTGAAAGAGCTCGGGGTAGATGTGTACACGGGCATCGGCCAGACCGGTGTGGTGGGCGTGATCGAAGGGAGGTCGAAGTCGAGCGGCTTGCGAATTGGGCTGAGGGCGGACATGGACGCGTTGCAGATTCCCGATCACCAAGATGTCGCACATCATTCTCTTTGCGAAGGCAGAATGCTCGGTCGCGGCCAGGATGTTCATACGGCGATACTTCTGGGCGCCGCCGAGGTCTTTGTGGACTCCAGAAATTTCGACGGCACGCTCATCCTGATTTTTCAGCCCGCCGACGAGGGGTCCTACGGCGCGAAGGCCATGCTCGAGGACGGATTGCTTGAGCGTTTTCCTGTCGATTCGTTTTGGGGCCTTCATGCCTGGCCCGGATTGCAATTGGGTACCGCAGCAGTGCACAGCGGCGAGTGCATGGCGGCCGTCGACTATTTTGATATCGATGTGATCGGCAAGGGCTGCCACGGAGGGATGCCTCAGGAAGGCGTTGACTCGATTTTGGCGGCTTCTCACCTGGTGACGGCCTTACAATCGATTCCGACACGCAATGTCCACCCGCGAGACTCTGCGGTGGTGGGCGTTGCAAAAATTCACGGCGGGTATGAATATCATGTGCATCCCGAAAGAGTGACGGTAAGCGGATCAGTGCGTGCGCACAAAGAGTCCGTGCTGGAAGTGCTGGAATTGCGAGTTCGTGAACTTTCTCGCTCGGTTGCGGCGGCTTTCGGTGCGACCGTAGACATCCGGTATCAACGGAACTATCCACCGACCATTAATGATCTGGAACTGGCGCGGATCGCAGCAAAAGTAGCGGAGACCGTGGTCGGGGAGGGCAATGTTTTTCAAAGCATGCTGCCGTCCATGGCTGCTGAAGACTTCTCGTATTTCGTGCGGGAAAGACCCGGTTGTTATGTCTGGCTGGGCAGTGACGAAGGTGGAGCGTCACACCAGCGTCAGCATCCTAAGCATGAATCTAACGATCAACTCGTTGACCTCGGAGTGTCGTACTGGGTGGAACTCGTCCGAAAGCTGTTACCCATTCAGACCGAATCCGAGCATGCACGGTTTCTTCTCAGAGAGTGA
- a CDS encoding TetR/AcrR family transcriptional regulator — MKKANTSREIPVDTASEVDQSLEKTAPTRGRPRSEAAAASVLNAAYACAAQEDARNVTIEAIAKASGVSKVTIYRWWEDKQALLTDAFLWHIQRQVPLSESGDPIRAIHRHAVLYLSQLNGEMGRVLRVVLAECLTKSGDTSVFCERYLNHRRELGGRVIAAGQRSGAIPSKRSPFLLYDQIYGTIFYRFVFGFPGLNTRFLRELIEHTFHGP; from the coding sequence ATGAAGAAAGCAAACACTAGCCGGGAGATCCCCGTCGATACAGCCTCGGAGGTCGATCAATCACTCGAGAAGACCGCCCCTACCCGGGGCCGGCCTCGGTCCGAGGCCGCAGCTGCGTCAGTTCTCAACGCGGCGTATGCATGCGCTGCCCAGGAAGATGCACGCAACGTGACCATCGAGGCTATCGCCAAGGCATCCGGGGTCTCGAAGGTGACGATTTACAGATGGTGGGAAGACAAGCAGGCGCTGCTTACCGACGCCTTCCTTTGGCACATCCAGCGTCAGGTTCCGCTTTCAGAAAGCGGCGATCCGATTCGTGCGATCCATCGGCACGCGGTCCTGTACCTCTCGCAATTGAACGGAGAGATGGGGCGTGTTCTGAGGGTTGTCCTCGCCGAGTGCCTGACGAAGTCGGGTGACACATCAGTGTTTTGCGAGCGCTACCTGAATCACCGGCGCGAACTTGGCGGGCGCGTAATCGCGGCCGGGCAACGTTCGGGCGCAATCCCCTCGAAACGCTCACCGTTTCTTTTGTATGACCAGATCTACGGAACGATTTTTTATCGATTTGTGTTCGGCTTCCCGGGCCTGAACACCCGATTTCTCCGTGAGCTCATCGAGCACACGTTCCACGGCCCATGA